A region of bacterium DNA encodes the following proteins:
- a CDS encoding tyrosine-type recombinase/integrase codes for MSARTLREHLPEFLLDLAARRGRADLTVEAYGRDLLQFIAAIEPPGGGRSTPDHLSVASVRTFLHGLSEAGRARSTIERKRAAVSEFAKYLVRRGLLGYNPVAGLRRARSRRKLPVTYSESALSSILDTPRPEGFASVRNQALLEMLYGGGLRVSELLGLRIARMDLSRGSVRVLGKGSQERVVPISRAAVQAMGDYLNARREFLQEKGIPDSGHLWLSDRGQPLTRYRAYQIVRRELGPLHGEKTSPHVLRHCYATHLLDHGADLRAVQELLGHHSLKTTEKYTHVSAERLKAAYAQAHPHATKK; via the coding sequence GTGAGCGCGCGAACGCTCCGCGAACATTTGCCCGAGTTTCTGCTTGACCTCGCCGCGCGGCGGGGGCGAGCGGATCTCACCGTCGAGGCGTATGGCCGCGATCTGCTGCAGTTCATCGCCGCCATCGAGCCGCCGGGCGGAGGGCGATCCACTCCCGATCACCTGTCGGTGGCGAGCGTGAGAACGTTCCTGCACGGCTTGTCGGAAGCCGGCCGGGCGCGCTCGACCATCGAGCGCAAACGCGCCGCCGTCTCCGAGTTCGCGAAATATCTCGTTCGCCGCGGACTTTTGGGTTACAATCCGGTGGCCGGTCTGCGGCGCGCTCGTTCCCGCCGCAAGCTTCCCGTCACCTACTCCGAGAGCGCTCTGTCGAGTATCCTCGATACGCCACGGCCGGAAGGCTTCGCATCGGTTCGCAACCAAGCGTTACTCGAAATGCTCTACGGCGGCGGGCTTCGCGTCTCCGAACTTCTCGGCCTGCGGATCGCCCGTATGGATCTTTCGCGCGGTTCGGTTCGCGTTCTGGGCAAAGGCTCCCAGGAGCGCGTGGTTCCCATTTCCCGCGCGGCCGTGCAGGCCATGGGTGACTACCTGAACGCTCGCCGGGAGTTTCTGCAGGAAAAGGGAATTCCGGATTCCGGCCACCTGTGGCTGAGCGATCGCGGTCAACCGTTGACTCGCTATCGCGCGTATCAGATCGTCCGCCGTGAACTCGGTCCCCTCCACGGCGAGAAGACGTCGCCCCACGTGCTTCGTCATTGCTATGCGACCCATCTTCTCGATCATGGCGCGGACCTGAGGGCGGTCCAGGAGCTTCTCGGACACCATTCGCTGAAGACCACCGAGAAATACACGCACGTCTCCGCCGAGCGGCTGAAAGCGGCCTACGCGCAGGCTCATCCGCACGCGACGAAAAAATGA
- the raiA gene encoding ribosome-associated translation inhibitor RaiA: MRTKIASIHFKASDSLKDFTEKEVLRLEKLTDDILGCDVEFTYTKTNKEARVHVNVNGTVLHASETSDDFHKSIALAVDKLEQQIKKLKGKQLAKRSTEE; encoded by the coding sequence ATGAGGACCAAGATTGCCTCCATTCATTTCAAGGCGTCCGATTCCCTCAAGGACTTTACCGAGAAGGAGGTGCTGCGACTGGAGAAACTTACCGATGACATCCTCGGTTGCGACGTCGAATTCACATATACCAAGACCAATAAGGAAGCCCGCGTTCACGTCAACGTGAACGGCACGGTGTTGCACGCTTCCGAAACGTCCGATGACTTTCACAAATCCATTGCTCTCGCCGTAGACAAGCTCGAGCAGCAGATCAAGAAACTCAAGGGAAAGCAACTAGCCAAGCGTTCCACCGAGGAATGA
- a CDS encoding DUF494 domain-containing protein has protein sequence MDQRIVEILMYVIGELQSRRIRIEEIEGISDELMQRGFSQREVSTAISVFADRLLTESKRTFVAFPAFPYAHRVLHDLERQYVSPEAYGYLIEMARMSILDHEDVEEIIERCVLLGNLNVGGDEMKVFVATHLLEKDPCHKESSLNGCPTRPWPERVH, from the coding sequence ATGGATCAACGAATTGTAGAGATTTTAATGTATGTGATCGGCGAGCTCCAGTCCCGCCGGATTCGGATCGAGGAGATTGAGGGGATTTCAGATGAACTCATGCAGCGTGGCTTTTCGCAACGGGAGGTGTCCACGGCCATCTCCGTTTTCGCGGACCGCCTGCTCACCGAGTCGAAACGAACGTTCGTCGCCTTCCCCGCCTTCCCTTATGCTCATCGGGTATTGCATGATCTCGAACGACAGTACGTAAGCCCCGAAGCCTACGGCTACCTGATCGAGATGGCCCGAATGAGCATTCTCGATCACGAGGATGTAGAGGAAATCATTGAACGATGTGTGCTGCTGGGGAATCTCAACGTTGGTGGAGATGAGATGAAGGTGTTCGTCGCCACCCACCTGCTTGAGAAAGATCCCTGCCACAAGGAGTCGAGTTTAAACGGCTGCCCAACCCGCCCGTGGCCGGAACGGGTCCACTGA
- the topA gene encoding type I DNA topoisomerase produces MPKTPSKTRSKSPRSTSKKSSKPSKKPVAKKPAAAGKAVAKKTSASRARKTPASAKTSKTAKRSSSAARDEILTSAPAQGLVIVESPAKARTITAYLGKDFHVQATVGHIWDLPPKRLGVDVEHDFEPEYEVITGKQDVIKALKKSADGVRHIFLATDPDREGEAIAYHVAKELGNGRRELHRVLFNEITRDSIRKAIAAPGSIDERKVEAQQARRVLDRLVGYLVSPLLQKIIARGLSAGRVQSVALRLICEREAEIRAFVSEEYWTIEALLRATKKETFVARLVKIEGKKPELKDEKSAKTAVAQIRKHPFVLTDLKVRPAKSQPSPPYTTSTLQQDAARRLGFSNDRTMGVAQALYEGIKVGAEGLVGLITYMRTDSTRLAPEAVAAMRDYVGGRFGPEFVPDKPRVFAAKKSAQDAHEAIRPTDVNRDPASVKKYLTVEQFKLYNMIWQRALASQMADAQFEVTTAQLMAGEYEFRAIGRRLLFAGHLQVMAALTEEKPQRPNGDDEPEDTRLLPELRVGKEYPCEEVTPTQHFTEPPARFNSASLVKTLDELGIGRPSTYASIISVLVKRRYMEQKERRFHPTTLGETVNRILVDQFPDIFDVKFTAKMEEELDSVENEGLAWKQVVRDFYEPFSKRLEKVNQNRHTLRKASEEVTDKKCPKCDSHLIVKWGRAGQFLGCSNYPDCKHTEPLESEKAPEVPETACPSCGKPMTAKRSRFGWFLGCTGYPSCRTTLPLVNGESVPCPRAGCDGRVSQKKSRKGRTFWGCSKYPECDFISWYKPILEPCPSCGHHYMEDKPLKSGHIRQCPKCRHKIAVEETTEK; encoded by the coding sequence ATGCCCAAGACCCCATCTAAAACCCGTTCCAAGAGCCCTCGCTCGACTTCGAAGAAGTCCAGTAAGCCGTCCAAGAAACCTGTGGCCAAGAAGCCGGCCGCAGCGGGCAAGGCTGTAGCCAAGAAGACCTCGGCTTCCCGCGCACGGAAAACCCCGGCGTCCGCCAAGACCTCCAAGACCGCCAAACGGTCGTCGTCCGCGGCTCGCGATGAGATATTGACCTCGGCTCCCGCGCAGGGACTCGTCATCGTCGAATCTCCCGCCAAAGCCCGTACGATCACGGCCTATTTGGGAAAGGACTTCCACGTTCAGGCGACGGTGGGACACATCTGGGATCTGCCGCCCAAGCGTCTCGGTGTGGACGTGGAGCATGATTTCGAGCCGGAGTACGAAGTCATTACCGGCAAGCAGGACGTGATCAAGGCTCTGAAGAAATCCGCCGACGGCGTGCGCCATATTTTTCTGGCTACCGACCCCGACCGTGAAGGGGAAGCCATCGCCTATCACGTGGCCAAAGAATTGGGAAACGGCCGGCGTGAACTTCATCGCGTGCTGTTCAACGAGATCACCCGCGACAGTATCCGCAAGGCCATTGCCGCGCCCGGTTCCATTGACGAACGTAAAGTCGAGGCTCAGCAGGCGCGCCGCGTGCTGGATCGGCTGGTCGGTTATCTGGTCTCGCCGCTTCTTCAAAAGATTATCGCGCGCGGTCTGTCGGCCGGTCGCGTGCAGTCGGTGGCGTTGCGTTTGATTTGCGAACGCGAGGCGGAGATTCGCGCTTTTGTTTCGGAAGAATACTGGACCATCGAGGCGCTTCTCCGTGCAACTAAAAAGGAGACGTTCGTTGCGCGACTCGTCAAGATCGAAGGCAAGAAGCCCGAACTGAAGGACGAAAAGTCGGCCAAGACGGCGGTGGCGCAGATTCGTAAGCATCCGTTCGTGCTGACCGATCTAAAGGTCCGGCCCGCCAAGTCTCAGCCTTCGCCGCCCTATACGACTTCCACGCTTCAACAGGATGCGGCCCGTCGTCTCGGGTTTTCCAACGATCGCACGATGGGCGTCGCGCAGGCGTTGTATGAAGGGATCAAGGTCGGCGCGGAAGGATTGGTCGGTCTGATTACCTACATGCGCACCGACTCCACGCGATTGGCTCCCGAAGCCGTGGCGGCGATGCGCGATTACGTCGGCGGAAGGTTCGGCCCGGAGTTCGTGCCCGACAAACCGCGAGTGTTCGCCGCCAAGAAGTCAGCGCAGGATGCTCACGAAGCGATTCGCCCGACCGACGTGAACCGCGATCCGGCGTCGGTCAAGAAGTATCTCACGGTCGAGCAGTTCAAGCTCTACAACATGATCTGGCAGCGCGCATTGGCTTCGCAAATGGCCGATGCCCAGTTCGAGGTGACCACGGCGCAGCTCATGGCGGGGGAATACGAATTTCGCGCCATCGGCCGCCGGTTGCTCTTCGCCGGACACCTGCAGGTCATGGCCGCGCTGACCGAAGAGAAACCGCAGCGTCCCAACGGCGACGACGAACCGGAGGACACTCGTTTGCTGCCCGAGTTGCGGGTCGGCAAGGAGTATCCGTGTGAAGAGGTCACCCCGACCCAGCATTTCACCGAACCGCCGGCCCGCTTCAACTCCGCGTCACTCGTCAAGACTCTCGATGAGCTTGGCATCGGTCGGCCATCCACCTACGCGTCCATTATTTCCGTACTGGTGAAACGCCGCTACATGGAGCAGAAGGAACGCCGCTTCCACCCGACGACGCTGGGGGAAACGGTGAACCGGATTCTGGTGGATCAATTCCCCGATATCTTCGACGTGAAGTTCACGGCCAAGATGGAGGAAGAGCTCGACTCGGTGGAGAATGAGGGACTGGCTTGGAAGCAGGTGGTGCGCGACTTCTACGAGCCGTTTTCGAAACGACTGGAGAAGGTCAATCAGAACCGGCACACGCTGCGCAAGGCGAGCGAGGAAGTCACGGACAAGAAGTGTCCCAAGTGTGACTCCCATTTGATCGTCAAGTGGGGACGGGCGGGTCAGTTTCTGGGTTGTTCCAACTATCCCGACTGCAAGCACACCGAGCCGCTCGAATCGGAGAAGGCTCCCGAAGTTCCCGAGACGGCTTGCCCGTCGTGCGGCAAACCGATGACGGCCAAGCGCAGCCGTTTCGGATGGTTTCTTGGCTGCACCGGTTATCCGTCCTGCCGCACCACCCTGCCGCTGGTCAACGGCGAGAGCGTTCCCTGTCCGCGGGCGGGCTGTGACGGCCGCGTGAGCCAGAAGAAGTCCCGCAAGGGTCGCACCTTCTGGGGATGCTCGAAGTATCCCGAGTGTGATTTCATCTCGTGGTACAAACCGATTCTGGAACCCTGTCCGAGTTGCGGACATCACTATATGGAAGACAAGCCGCTCAAGAGCGGCCACATCCGGCAGTGTCCCAAGTGCCGCCACAAAATCGCGGTGGAGGAAACCACCGAGAAGTGA